In Rhizoctonia solani chromosome 7, complete sequence, one DNA window encodes the following:
- a CDS encoding SnoaL-like domain protein, producing the protein MDQSPVAVATKWFEAYSAGNFEAMKSLAADGYTFEDPAFGKLEGDRALGMYKMFTSTRDKTEAVWNVHEVKPSESDPQRAIVQFEAIYKFNGRPVTNQITSNILVVDGKVKEQVDSFDVPKWAGETPVLSGGSHW; encoded by the exons ATGGACCAAAGCCCGGTTGCAGTTGCTACCAAATGGTTCGAGGCTTACAGCGCAGG CAATTTTGAAGCAATGAAAAGTCTGGCCGCAGATGGATATACTTTCGAAGATCCGGCATTTGGAAAACTGGAAG GTGACCGAGCGCTTGGCATGTATAAAATGTTTACCTCCACTCGTGACAAGACTGAGGCGGTCTGGAACGTACACGAAGTCAAGCCTTCAGAATCGGACCCTCAAAGG GCTATCGTACAATTTGAAGCGATTTACAAGTTCAACGGGCGTCCGGTTACGAACCAGATCACTTCCAATATACTGGTGGTTGACGGAAAAGTGAAAGAACAAGTAGATTCATTTGACGTACCGAAATGGGCTGGTGAGACACCTGTGCTTTCAGGAGGAAGCCACTGGTAG
- a CDS encoding cysteine synthase: MYRVIEEEKLSRPEQLIEIVPPYDDPRIISGQGTMAVEFLEQAEQIGRPLDVIITPVGGGGMLSGCSLAATGLKPGIKVVGAEPAGSGDAYESFKTKTWVPSVNPQTFCDGLLTSTGKLTFPIILDHVDAICMATEEQIARAMKFVWERMKLVIEPSAAVPLAVVFYSPEFHEAAARWSADKQAGLNIGIVISGGNVNMQAALNIINSVSEK, from the exons ATGTATCGCGTCATCGAAGAGGAAAAGCTTTCTCGCCCTGAGCAACTTATTGAAATTGTCCCCCCTTATGATGATCCTCGTATCATCTCCGGACAGGGAACTATGGCAGTCGAATTTTTGGAGCAGGCGGAGCAGATTGGCCGACCTCTGGATGTGATCATAACACCAgttgggggtggaggaatgtTATCAGGGTGTTCGCTTGCTGCCACGGGTTTAAAGCCCGGGATCAAGGTAGTGGGAGCAGAGCCAGCTG GGTCTGGGGATGCCTATGAATCATTCAAGACTAAAACTTGGGTCCCTTCGGTCAACCCTCAAACGTTTTGTGATGGCCTGTTGACCTCCACTGGGAAGCTAACCTTTCCTATTATCTTGGACCATGTTGATGCGATATGCATGGCCACAGAGGAACAAATCGC TCGTGCGATGAAATTCGTCTGGGAGCGTATGAAACTAGTTATTGAACCCTCCGCTGCAGTCCCCTTGGCGGTTGTTTTCTATTCCCCAGAATTCCACGAAGCGGCTGCTCGCTGGTCGGCCGACAAGCAAGCAGGACTAAATATCGGAATTGTCATCAGTGGTGGCAATGTTAACATGCAGGCCGCCCTGAACATTATCAATTCGGTTTCCGAGAAATGA
- a CDS encoding haloacid dehalogenase-like hydrolase domain protein, protein MLGILRSIKYNKVSLSSAIRTSYVEAGLKSTHVRSLHGVSRRRPPVAFAFDIDGVLLRGHTPIPAAFEAMKILEGQNELGVIPFITLTNGGGVIEDTRAKELSTQLNTNIKTSQVIQAHTIIKSLVPKYRGKAVLVLGGIGDSVRRVAESYGLDAYTPLDILAWESTISPFHTLTKEEQSTTRPGNFSTTPIHAVIVFHDPRNWLLDTQVVCDVLQGRYVEPSLWEKMKKANPSPVDLIFCNPDLIWRAAFPQPRLGQGGFITAFQAVYQAQFGEAYPFTQYGKPCKDTYDWAKIVLKNQIAEMERTDPNHIETPPIYMIGDNPASDIAGPTGPVGDRFLYILEFMIPRPAEDVAQAVHWALKREAGKVIAGA, encoded by the exons ATGCTTGGAATATTAAGATCGATAAAATACAACAAGGTCTCATTATCCAGTGCTATACGCACGAGTTATGTGGAAGCTGGACTAAAAT CCACGCACGTACGTTCCCTTCACGGTGTATCTAGGCGCAGACCTCCGGTTGCCTTTGCTTTTGACATA GATGGCGTTCTACTCCGGGGCCATACCCCCATCCCTGCTGCTTTTGAAGCCATGAAAATTTTAGAAGGGCAGAACGAGCTCGGGGT GATTCCATTTATTACGCTCACTAATGGTGGAGGTGTTATTGAAGACACCAGGGCCAAGGAGTTGTCAACTCAACTTAACACAAAT atcAAAACTTCTCAAGTGATCCAAGCACATACCATTATCAAGTCACTTGTGCCCAAGTACAGGGGGAAGGCCGTTCTGGTGTTGGGAGGTATAGGAGATTCAGTTCGTCGCGTCGCCGAGAG CTATGGTCTTGACGCTTACACGCCGCTCGATATTCTTGCATGGGAAAGCAC AATTTCGCCCTTTCATACTCTtaccaaggaggagcaatCTACCACGCGT CCCGGGAATTTCTCGACCACCCCCATTCATGCAGTGATCGTGTTCCATGACCCTCGCAACTGGCTGCTGGATACTCAGGTTGTATGCGATGTTCTGCAAGGACGATATGTCGAGCCATCTTTATGGGAGAAAATGAAGAAAG CCAATCCGAGCCCTGTCGATCTCATCTTTTGCAATCCAGACCTTATATGGAGGGCAGCATTCCCTCAACCACGTCTTGGTCAGGGAGGATTTATTACTGCGTTCCAGGCAGTATATCAG GCTCAGTTTGGCGAAGCATACCCATTTACGCAATATGGAAAACCCTGCAAGGACACCTATGACTGGGCAAAGATTGTACTCAAAAACCAGATTGCTGAAATGGAGCGGACCGATCCGAACCACATTGAAACCCCTCCGAT CTACATGATAGGCG ACAACCCAGCATCTGATATTGCCGGGCCAACGGGGCCGGTTGGGGATCGATTCTTGTACATACTGGAGTTTATGATCCCACGACCG GCGGAGGATGTTGCTCAGGCCGTACACTGGGCCCTGAAGCGTGAGGCTGGAAAGGTAATCGCAGGGGCTTAG
- a CDS encoding cytoplasm protein has translation MVNTPQLITDTVSYNHSESELDHLIMVPGHAIWKGGDPEEHEKDSEWVLDVAQAGRGNPKAFYAHIAKGAELALADKNSLLIFSGGQTRKPTHLTEAQSYLSLALSSKLLPVTPSDTFLRATTEDFALDSYQNLVFSVARFKERTGRYPNRITVVGFGVKKQRFEKLHARAIRWPVNSFSYVGVDVADQVDLEIAEDGEHKNGFIPYMRDLYGCHDFLAAKRRSRNTAARFHPYHNSAPELADLLDWCPPSRHLLFSGPLPWSHRA, from the exons ATGGTAAATACTCCCCAATTGATCACTGATACGGTTTCATACAACCACAGTGAATCTGAACTCGACCACTTGATTATGGTTCCAGGGCATGCGATATGGAAAGGCGGCGATCCTGAAGAACATGAAAAGGACTCGGAATGGGTGCTTGACGTGGCGCAAGCTGGACGAGGGAATCCCAAAGCGTTTTACGCTCATATTGCCAAGGG TGCAGAACTGGCGCTCGCTGACAAGAATAGCCTTCTAATCTTCAGCGG AGGTCAAACTCGCAAACCAACCCATCTAACAGAAGCACAATCTTATCTTTCTCTCGCATTGTCCTCAAAACTCTTGCCTGTTACACCATCTGACACGTTTCTCCGTGCAACGACTGAAGACTTTGCACTCGACTCGTACCAAAACTTAGTATTCTCGGTCGCTCGATTCAAGGAGCGTACAGGGAGGTATCCGAACCGAATTACAGTTGTCGGATTTGGTGTAAAGAAGCAGAGGTTTGAAAAGTTGCATGCGAGAGCAATCAGGTGGCCCGTAAATTCGTTTTCGTACGTGGGTGTGGATGTGGCCGACCAGGTTGACTTGGAAATCGCTGAGGATGGCGAG CACAAGAACGGGTTTATACCTTACATGCGCGACCTCTACGGGTGCCACGACTTTTTAGCCGCCAAGCGCCGTTCGCGGAACACCGCAGCACGATTTCATCCGTACCACAACTCGGCTCCCGAACTTGCAGACTTGTTAGACTGGTGTCCTCCGTCCAGACACCTTTTGTTTTCCGGACCTCTACCTTGGAGTCATCGTGCATAG
- a CDS encoding Rho GTPase-activating-like protein gives MKATMSHWSRVLRRLHKRRKTEHVVSETDQVVLTLPLPIANPGPITRDIAVLRVYNPKVSSMDDRHFHKAHHTNSSTDSSQRWTTADEGSTASDPTAWGSNFWVTIIDPQTQNHFYACPATGECSWDPPAGNFVLPPSSEGEWWELQDESRSLPYYYHTRTGETSWTRPKGAFIIPLGIVQTTTLGRRLSRTHHPVGSVASTSVSTIPEEEPAKSRARSSSASMRRTTSDHLRPHISSLPPIPSSPHNSASAVDISANQDGRLDPGKPARTRTVSTGARSVGRSGGASYLQGQTEHSLDAAAAGIVSSGSPDSKVVPGEFASTTRMVVPDKEKEKSPSPRNKGKWVPPLSPKDKDGKPKPSNKREKEPESDASDVDLHVAGNTGKTSSGGISANAADGIPSGLGPPPSMRPMSEQIVRPQAQVDDPAPSRVTFDAGPRPTMDTAHHSVDTTQTPEYAVHSLSADVKLPRMSARDLKIGNPILDPEAAASMSPINRERTRPIPVEAMGTKRLSTGDHRMLPRQLAEDIQQFQVSDFARRYFSTHRTGLIFRRRVPVEQLMVWQKQPLTSPLLILNRSLHKNAVLVFKVIQRIMGDRERDRPVGVRVPTSESLLSSNSSLNDPSISPGRRSKSGSKPGATGGKSGGLTTGDVLEEERWLLAEGIEHGELRDEIYCQVVKQLTDNPSPESAFRGWQLLCVLLVTFPPSKNFEGYLRSFMLSKIKQTEGRIDVMAKYCLHRLPVIAKKGPRGKPPTATEITNAADSAFNPSTFGESLSAIMRLQERTYADSKVPIILPFLADGILALGGTKSEGIFRIPGDADEVSDLRVRIDKGFYNLEGIDDCNVPASLFKLWLRELQEPLIPANMYNACIQAAEDPERVVALVKELPTNNRRVLLFVISFLQLFLPESVQSVTKMTSANMALVMAPNLLRCDSESMAVVFTNARFEHMFVHNLLCHLKCSKVDPDYVPIHGLGASSSKGSLGQRMSQRPRTKSNVHRESAPLGHT, from the exons ATGAAGGCCACGATGTCCCACTGGAGTAGAGTACTGCGTCGACTGCACAAGCGCAGAAAGACCGAGCACGTCGTGAGCGAGACCGACCAAGTGGTCTTGACGCTGCCGCTGCCGATTGCCAATCCCGGGCCTATCACACGTGACATTGCCGTGCTTCGAGTGTATAACCCCAAGGTCTCAAGCATGGACGACCGACACTTTCACAAGGCACATCATACGAATTCGAGCACTGATAGCTCGCAGAGATGGACAACCGCCGACGAAGGCTCAACAGCCAGTGATCCGACGGCATGGGGCTCCAACTTTTGGGTCACTATTATCGATCCCCAGACACAGAATCATTTTTACGCGTGTCCTGCGACAGGCGAGTGCAGTTGGGATCCTCCAGCAGGTAATTTCGT GCTGCCCCCATCGAGCGAAGGAGAGTGGTGGGAGCTACAAGACGAGTCGCGGTCACTGCCATACTACTACCACACACGCACTGGCGAGACATCATGGACACGACCCAAAGGAGCGTTTATCATCCCCCTCGGCATTGTGCAGACAACAACACTCGGTCGACGGCTCAGTCGTACGCACCATCCGGTCGGATCTGTGGCCTCGACCTCTGTCTCTACGATCCCAGAGGAAGAGCCAGCCAAGTCTCGCGCGCGATCGAGTTCTGCCAGCATGCGTCGCACGACTTCAGACCACCTACGGCCCCACATATCCTCTCTCCCGCCTATTCCTTCGTCCCCCCATAATTCTGCTTCTGCAGTCGACATCTCAGCCAATCAGGATGGCCGACTCGACCCTGGAAAGCCAGCGCGTACCCGCACGGTATCTACTGGTGCTCGTAGCGTGGGCCGGTCAGGCGGAGCATCTTATCTACAGGGCCAGACAGAACACTCACTTGATGCTGCTGCTGCGGGAATCGTCTCATCTGGCTCTCCAGATTCCAAAGTCGTGCCTGGCGAGTTTGCATCCACCACGCGAATGGTCGTACCTGACAAGGAAAAAGAGAAATCTCCGAGCCCGCGTAACAAGGGGAAATGGGTTCCCCCACTAAGTCCTAAAGACAAGGACGGCAAGCCCAAGCCGAGCAATAAGCGAGAAAAGGAACCAGAGAGCGATGCGAGCGATGTTGACCTGCACGTCGCCGGTAACACAGGCAAAACAAGCTCGGGCGGTATCAGTGCGAACGCGGCGGATGGGATCCCCAGTGGATTGGGTCCTCCGCCCTCGATGCGGCCAATGTCTGAACAAATTGTCCGACCCCAGGCACAAGTCGACGACCCGGCTCCTTCGCGCGTTACGTTTGACGCAGGTCCTCGTCCAACAATGGATACGGCCCATCATTCAGTTGACACGACTCAAACACCCGAATACGCCGTGCATTCACTTTCTGCCGATGTCAAGCTCCCTCGCATGAGCGCCCGCGACCTCAAGATAGGAAATCCCATCCTGGATCCAGAGGCTGCAGCTTCCATGAGCCCCATTAATCGCGAACGAACCAGGCCCATTCCGGTTGAAGCAATGGGTACCAAACGTCTCAGCACTGGAGATCATCGCATGCTTCCTCGTCAGCTGGCGGAAGACATCCAGCAATTCCAGGTCTCGGATTTTGCTCGGCGCTATTTCTCGACGCACCGAACCGGTCTCATATTCCGCCGAAGGGTGCCCGTTGAACAGCTGATGGTCTGGCAAAAG CAACCCCTTACGTCTCCGCTCTTGATCCTCAACCGCTCGTTGCACAAGAATGCAGTTCTTGTCTTCAAGGTTATACAGCGTATCATGGGGGACCGCGAGCGTGATCGCCCAGTAGGCGTACGAGTACCCACATCCGAATCCTTGCTCAGTTCAAATTCGTCTCTGAATGATCCGAGCATTTCACCAGGAAGGCGAAGCAAATCTGGTTCCAAGCCCGGAGCTACGGGTGGAAAGTCCGGTGGCCTAACTACTGGTGACGTCCTAGAAGAGGAGCGGTGGTTATTAGCCGAAGGGATTGAACACGGCGAACTGCGAGACGAGATTTATTGTCAAGTTGTCAAGCAGCTGACGGACAATCCCAGTCC GGAGAGCGCGTTCCGGGGCTGGCAACTGCTCTGCGTCCTATTGGTCACATTTCCTCCTTCTAAGAACTTTGAAGGTTACCTCCGCTCGTTTATGCTCTCCAAGATCAAGCAGACCGAGGGTCGGATCGATGTCATGGCCAAGTATTGTCTTCATCGTCTGCCGGTGATCGCGAAAAAGGGCCCGAGGGGTAAACCTCCTACCGCAACGGAGATCACCAATGCAGCT GACTCTGCATTTAATCCTTCCACATTCGGAGAATCTCTCTCGGCCATCATGAGACTTCAAGAACGTACCTATGCAGATAGCAAAGTCCCCATCATCCTTCCCTTTCTTGCAGACGGTATCCTGGCACTCGGAGGAACCAAATCGGAGGGTATATTCCGTATTCCGGGCGATGCAGATGAAGTCTCCGATCTGCGGGTTAGAATTGACAAAGGGTTCTATAACCTTGAAG GAATCGACGATTGTAATGTGCCCGCAAGCTTATTCAAGCTCTGGCTCCGAGAACTTCAGGAGCCGCTCATTCCCGCAAATATGTACAATGCATGTATCCAGGCGGCCGAAGATCCCGAGCGGGTCGTTGCGCTCGTCAAGGAGCTCCCGACAAACAACCGTCGAGTGCTATTGTTCGTGATTAGCTTCTTGCAGCTATTTTTGCCCGAGAGCGTGCAGTCGGTGACCAAGATGACGAGCGCGAACATGGCGTTAGTCATGGCCCCGAATCTCCTTCGGTGTGATTCCGAGTCGATGGCGGTGGTGTTTACGAATGCGAG GTTCGAGCACATGTTTGTGCATAATTTGCTATGCCATTTAAAGTGCAGCAAGGTTGATCCCGATTATGTGCCTATTCACGGGTTGGGGGCGAGTAGTAGCAAGGGCTCGTTGGGTCAACGAATGTCCCAGCGACCGCGAACAAAGAGCAATGTCCATCGCGAATCAGCCCCGCTCGGCCACACGTAA